From the genome of Niabella agricola, one region includes:
- a CDS encoding PhoPQ-activated pathogenicity-related family protein: MKKAFVYSILLQLLFTVHTMAQQTVTAATALEQYLYNRDTTCKWELIDSAELESSTAYQLLLTSQQWHGYTWTHQLTVLIPRETRYDGALLFITGGSNNKETGLPNWSGKNDRLVQQMGTIAARNAAIVAVLRQVPHQPIFSNLTEDAAISYTLHQFKQDNDYSWPLLFPMVKSAVRAMDAVQEFSKQRQAHKVNRFVVAGASKRGWTTWLTGANDPRVTAIGPMVIDVLNMPANLQHQIDAYGGYSVEIEDYVKLGIVQGMTSPLGRELVTMIDPFAYRKKLTMPKMIFIGTNDPYWVVDNVKNYLDSIPGNNLLHYTPNAGHDLNRGVTAMPALSAFFGIALARESYPVCNWSTKVKKKRVELNITATTAGLKGITLWQAGSEDQDFRNETWKGRELPAASRSSIRIREPLPAKGYQAFYAELKYERSNGDPYTVCTRVFVTDPKRIL; this comes from the coding sequence ATGAAAAAAGCCTTTGTTTATTCCATTCTGCTGCAACTGTTGTTTACCGTACACACAATGGCACAGCAGACCGTTACAGCGGCTACGGCGCTGGAGCAGTATCTTTATAACAGGGATACCACCTGTAAATGGGAATTAATAGATTCCGCTGAACTGGAAAGCAGTACGGCGTACCAATTGTTACTGACCTCGCAACAATGGCATGGTTATACCTGGACGCACCAGCTCACCGTGCTCATTCCACGGGAAACCCGGTATGATGGCGCCTTATTGTTTATAACGGGAGGAAGCAATAACAAAGAAACCGGTTTGCCCAACTGGAGCGGTAAGAATGATCGCCTGGTGCAACAAATGGGTACCATTGCTGCCCGGAATGCGGCCATCGTAGCCGTATTGCGGCAGGTACCGCATCAGCCCATTTTTAGCAATCTTACAGAAGACGCTGCTATTTCCTATACGCTGCACCAGTTTAAACAGGATAATGATTATAGCTGGCCGCTGCTATTCCCGATGGTAAAAAGTGCCGTACGGGCGATGGATGCGGTACAGGAGTTTTCAAAACAACGGCAGGCACATAAGGTCAATCGTTTTGTAGTGGCAGGGGCTTCCAAGCGGGGCTGGACCACCTGGCTTACAGGGGCCAATGATCCCCGAGTAACAGCCATCGGCCCAATGGTCATCGATGTACTGAATATGCCGGCAAACCTGCAACACCAGATCGATGCCTATGGCGGGTACAGCGTGGAAATCGAAGACTACGTAAAGCTGGGCATTGTGCAGGGTATGACCAGCCCGCTGGGCCGGGAACTGGTGACCATGATCGATCCGTTCGCTTACCGGAAAAAACTAACCATGCCCAAGATGATCTTTATCGGAACCAATGATCCCTATTGGGTAGTGGATAATGTAAAAAATTACCTGGATTCCATTCCCGGGAACAACCTCTTACATTATACACCCAATGCGGGGCATGATCTCAACCGTGGTGTAACCGCCATGCCTGCACTCAGCGCCTTTTTTGGAATAGCCCTTGCCCGGGAGTCTTACCCTGTGTGTAACTGGAGCACAAAGGTTAAAAAGAAACGAGTTGAACTGAATATAACCGCAACAACCGCGGGGCTGAAAGGCATAACACTGTGGCAGGCCGGTTCTGAAGACCAGGATTTCCGGAATGAAACATGGAAGGGCCGGGAACTGCCGGCAGCCAGCAGATCCTCCATCAGGATCAGGGAGCCATTACCCGCTAAAGGCTATCAGGCATTTTATGCAGAGCTGAAATATGAACGTTCAAATGGGGACCCGTATACGGTTTGTACGCGGGTGTTTGTAACGGATCCGAAGCGGATCTTATAG
- a CDS encoding dihydrolipoamide acetyltransferase family protein has product MALEDLVMPKLGESIMEATILKWLKQVGDAVEMDETVLEIATDKVDSEVPSTASGIIEAILFNENDVVPIGTVIARIRTEGAASETIAPEPTSARQPEPVVTEPAQEAEVVSSTIKPAATGSASAKFYSPLVLNIAASEGISMSELEQIPGTGKEGRVTKNDILEYVANRSRQQPAAPVTTQAVTVAPASARETQQAGTLDISRHGSNVEIIEMDRMRKLIAEHMVRSKQTSPHVTSFSEADVTNMVMWREKVKKDFEKREGTKITFMPLFIEAITRCIKRFPLINSSIDGDRIIIKKDINIGMATALPSGNLIVPVIKNADQLNLTGLAKRVNGLADAARNNKLKAEDTQGGTFTITNVGTFGSLAGTPIINQPQVAILAVGAIKKRPVVVETPQGDSIAIRHMMVLSMSYDHRVVDGALGATFLSAVAKELESFVPVEI; this is encoded by the coding sequence ATGGCTTTAGAGGATCTGGTGATGCCCAAATTAGGAGAAAGCATAATGGAAGCAACCATCTTAAAATGGTTGAAGCAGGTGGGTGATGCCGTGGAAATGGACGAAACCGTTCTGGAGATCGCTACGGATAAAGTAGATAGTGAGGTACCCAGCACAGCCAGTGGTATTATTGAAGCCATCCTTTTTAATGAAAATGATGTGGTACCTATTGGTACGGTCATCGCCCGTATCCGCACAGAAGGTGCAGCCAGCGAAACTATTGCACCCGAACCCACTTCTGCCCGGCAGCCGGAGCCGGTTGTAACCGAACCGGCACAGGAAGCCGAAGTCGTTTCTTCTACCATCAAACCGGCAGCCACAGGATCGGCTTCCGCAAAATTTTATTCTCCCCTTGTATTGAATATAGCCGCCAGCGAAGGTATTTCCATGAGTGAGCTGGAACAGATACCCGGTACCGGCAAGGAAGGCCGCGTAACCAAAAATGATATCCTGGAGTATGTGGCCAACCGCTCCCGTCAGCAACCGGCAGCCCCGGTTACAACCCAGGCTGTAACGGTTGCACCTGCCAGCGCCCGGGAAACACAACAAGCCGGCACGCTGGATATCAGCCGGCATGGCAGCAATGTAGAGATCATTGAAATGGACCGGATGCGCAAGCTGATCGCAGAACATATGGTGCGCAGCAAACAGACCAGTCCGCATGTAACCAGCTTCTCCGAAGCCGATGTTACCAATATGGTGATGTGGCGGGAAAAAGTAAAAAAAGATTTCGAAAAACGGGAAGGCACCAAGATCACTTTTATGCCGTTGTTTATTGAGGCCATTACCCGTTGCATCAAGCGTTTTCCACTGATCAACAGTTCGATCGACGGCGACAGGATCATCATTAAAAAAGATATCAATATCGGGATGGCTACGGCACTTCCGAGCGGGAACCTGATTGTACCCGTGATCAAAAATGCCGACCAGCTGAACCTGACGGGCCTGGCCAAACGTGTGAACGGTCTGGCCGATGCCGCGCGTAACAACAAGCTAAAGGCAGAAGATACCCAGGGCGGTACTTTTACCATCACCAATGTGGGTACCTTCGGCAGCCTTGCCGGTACCCCTATCATTAACCAGCCGCAGGTAGCGATCCTTGCCGTAGGCGCCATAAAAAAACGGCCCGTTGTGGTAGAAACCCCACAGGGCGACAGCATCGCCATCCGCCATATGATGGTGCTGAGCATGAGCTACGATCACCGCGTGGTGGATGGTGCACTGGGCGCTACCTTCCTCAGTGCTGTAGCCAAGGAGTTGGAAAGCTTTGTTCCGGTAGAGATTTAG
- a CDS encoding GxxExxY protein, giving the protein MTENELSYGIRGCIFNVYNNLGPGLLESAYEAALGFELHQNGLCFAKQVGLPMVYGSLKLDIGYRLDLLVEHKVIIEVKSVETLLNVHHKQVITYLKLSGLKLGLLVNFNVDDISKSIFRKVNGL; this is encoded by the coding sequence ATGACCGAAAATGAATTGTCTTATGGCATCCGTGGATGCATCTTCAATGTATATAACAACTTAGGTCCCGGGCTGCTGGAGTCGGCATATGAAGCCGCGTTGGGATTTGAATTACATCAAAACGGATTATGCTTTGCCAAACAGGTGGGCTTACCGATGGTATATGGTTCTCTAAAACTTGACATCGGATACCGGCTTGATCTTTTAGTGGAGCATAAAGTAATCATTGAAGTAAAATCTGTTGAAACACTACTGAACGTTCATCATAAACAAGTGATCACCTATTTAAAATTGTCCGGATTAAAATTGGGGCTACTTGTTAATTTCAATGTTGATGATATTTCAAAATCGATCTTCAGGAAAGTTAACGGATTGTAA
- a CDS encoding dihydrofolate reductase family protein, producing MKKVILDLAVTLDGFIEGSNGEIDWCIMDDDMNFDGFLSGIDTIFYGRVSYDQWGNFQPDATAGEAEQQLWKAVHSKKKIVFSTRPPEDGRATFIAEDIAERVDAIKKQGGKNIWLYGGASLIKTFIHAGLIDVYRISVHPVVLGSGKPLFEDLKERMELKLVETHAFRSGVVQLVYEWKS from the coding sequence ATGAAAAAAGTAATCCTGGATCTGGCGGTTACCCTTGATGGATTTATTGAAGGCTCCAATGGTGAAATTGACTGGTGTATTATGGATGATGATATGAACTTTGACGGGTTTCTTTCTGGCATTGATACCATCTTTTACGGGAGGGTTAGCTACGATCAATGGGGTAATTTTCAACCGGATGCAACGGCCGGCGAAGCAGAACAACAATTGTGGAAGGCTGTGCATTCAAAAAAGAAAATTGTTTTCTCTACCCGTCCGCCGGAGGATGGAAGGGCAACATTTATTGCAGAAGATATCGCCGAAAGGGTAGATGCAATTAAAAAGCAGGGCGGCAAAAATATCTGGCTCTATGGAGGCGCCAGCCTGATCAAAACCTTTATCCACGCAGGGCTGATCGATGTATACCGGATCTCCGTACATCCGGTAGTGCTGGGAAGCGGCAAGCCGTTATTCGAAGATCTGAAGGAGCGGATGGAATTGAAACTGGTGGAAACGCATGCCTTCCGGTCGGGCGTGGTGCAGCTGGTTTATGAGTGGAAATCATAA
- a CDS encoding aldo/keto reductase: MEYRKLGDTNLELSVITHGAFAIGGHMWGGNEKQDSINSIHASLDHGVTSIDTAPFYGFGLSEALVGDAIKGKDRSRIQLLTKFGLVWDGSNKGKGVFFFEATDNGNALPVYKYASRENVIKETEASLTRLGTDYIDLLQLHWPDASTPISETMEALELLIQQGKIRAAGVSNYDIAQLQEAAQTLKPASNQVSYSMLNRSIEKDLVPYALETHTGIIAYSPMERGLLTGKYFKEHRLTSDDHRNGYFTQFDLEKVKTLLQSMEPIARNKGATLAQLVLRWTTLQPGISVVLAGARNAAQAIANAEAINLELNPEELQLIHQQLAGLQQHNTDHL; this comes from the coding sequence ATGGAATATAGAAAATTGGGAGACACAAACCTTGAACTATCCGTTATAACCCATGGTGCCTTTGCCATTGGCGGCCATATGTGGGGCGGTAATGAAAAACAGGATTCGATTAACTCCATCCACGCTTCATTGGACCATGGCGTTACTTCAATCGATACGGCACCGTTCTATGGCTTTGGCCTCAGTGAAGCATTGGTAGGCGATGCCATTAAAGGGAAAGATCGTTCCAGGATACAATTGCTGACCAAGTTCGGGCTGGTATGGGACGGCAGCAATAAGGGTAAGGGTGTGTTTTTCTTTGAAGCTACAGACAATGGTAACGCCCTCCCGGTTTATAAATATGCCTCCAGGGAAAATGTGATCAAAGAAACAGAAGCAAGCTTAACGCGCCTGGGGACGGATTATATCGACCTATTGCAGCTGCATTGGCCGGATGCCAGCACGCCCATCAGCGAAACCATGGAAGCCCTGGAGCTCCTGATACAGCAGGGTAAGATACGTGCCGCCGGTGTCAGCAATTACGATATAGCACAATTACAGGAAGCGGCGCAAACCCTGAAACCCGCCAGCAACCAGGTTTCCTACAGCATGCTCAACCGCAGTATCGAAAAAGACCTGGTGCCCTATGCCCTTGAAACACATACCGGCATTATTGCGTATAGCCCGATGGAGCGTGGCTTACTCACCGGGAAATATTTTAAGGAGCATCGTTTAACGAGCGATGATCATCGCAATGGTTATTTTACGCAGTTCGATCTGGAAAAAGTAAAGACCCTGTTGCAATCGATGGAACCCATAGCGAGGAATAAGGGTGCCACACTGGCACAACTGGTGTTGCGCTGGACGACTTTGCAACCGGGCATCAGCGTAGTGCTGGCAGGAGCAAGGAATGCTGCGCAGGCCATTGCAAATGCAGAAGCCATAAACCTGGAACTTAACCCGGAAGAGCTGCAATTGATTCACCAACAGCTTGCCGGTTTGCAACAACATAACACTGATCATTTATAA
- the rimO gene encoding 30S ribosomal protein S12 methylthiotransferase RimO, with protein MKAKTLKKDKVNIITLGCSKNMVDSEVLSGQLRANDIEVTHENKKFDHNIVVVNTCGFIDKAKEESINTILEQVEYKKRGKLDKVYVTGCLSERYKNNLETEIPEVDAFFGTMELPLILKQFEADYKTELLGERLLATPKHYAYLKISEGCNRTCSFCAIPLMRGKHVSKTIEQVVAEAEGLVKKGVKEIMLIAQELTYYGLDIYKKRMLPDLMNRLADIPGLEWIRLHYAYPTKFPLEILDVMRQRDNICNYLDMPLQHAADNMLNAMKRQITRAEMEDLVSAIREKVPGICLRTTLIAGFPGETLDDIEELKQFLAKERFDRVGIFTYSHEEDTTAYLLSDTIPQEEKERRAQEIMEFQQEISYELNQEKVGKTFKTLIDKKEAGRYIGRTEFDSVEVDNEVIITGTDKLKIGEFYNVQIEKAYDYDLEGIVVK; from the coding sequence TTGAAAGCAAAAACATTAAAGAAGGACAAGGTAAACATCATTACCCTGGGGTGCAGCAAAAATATGGTAGACAGCGAAGTGCTGAGCGGACAGCTGCGGGCCAATGATATTGAGGTAACCCACGAGAACAAGAAATTTGATCACAATATTGTGGTGGTAAACACCTGCGGTTTTATCGACAAGGCCAAGGAAGAAAGCATCAATACGATTTTAGAACAGGTAGAATATAAGAAGCGCGGCAAGCTGGATAAAGTATATGTGACGGGCTGCCTCAGCGAACGCTATAAAAATAATCTTGAAACCGAGATTCCCGAAGTGGACGCTTTCTTCGGCACTATGGAGCTGCCGCTGATCCTGAAACAATTTGAAGCCGATTACAAAACCGAACTGTTGGGTGAACGACTCCTGGCAACGCCCAAACATTATGCCTACCTGAAGATCTCCGAAGGCTGTAACCGCACCTGTTCGTTTTGTGCCATTCCCCTGATGCGCGGGAAGCATGTGAGTAAAACCATCGAGCAGGTAGTGGCGGAAGCGGAAGGCCTGGTGAAGAAAGGTGTAAAGGAGATCATGCTGATCGCCCAGGAATTAACGTACTACGGGCTGGATATTTATAAGAAACGGATGCTGCCGGACCTGATGAACCGCCTGGCAGACATTCCCGGCCTGGAATGGATCCGCCTGCATTATGCGTATCCTACAAAATTTCCGTTGGAGATCCTGGATGTGATGCGCCAGCGGGATAATATCTGTAACTATCTTGATATGCCCCTGCAACATGCTGCGGATAATATGCTCAACGCGATGAAACGGCAAATCACCCGGGCCGAGATGGAAGACCTGGTAAGCGCCATCCGGGAGAAAGTTCCGGGTATTTGTTTACGCACCACCCTGATCGCAGGTTTTCCGGGTGAAACCCTGGATGATATTGAGGAATTAAAGCAGTTCCTTGCAAAGGAACGCTTCGACCGCGTAGGCATCTTTACCTATTCGCACGAAGAAGACACTACCGCCTACCTGTTGTCTGATACCATTCCCCAGGAAGAAAAGGAGCGCCGCGCCCAGGAAATTATGGAATTCCAGCAGGAGATCTCCTATGAACTGAACCAGGAAAAAGTAGGGAAGACCTTCAAAACCCTGATCGATAAAAAAGAGGCAGGCCGTTATATCGGCCGTACCGAATTCGACAGCGTGGAAGTGGATAATGAAGTAATCATTACCGGCACCGATAAATTGAAGATCGGCGAATTTTACAATGTACAGATCGAAAAGGCCTATGATTACGATCTGGAAGGTATTGTGGTGAAATAA
- a CDS encoding helix-turn-helix domain-containing protein, whose amino-acid sequence MNTAKPTSLEAFYEEAATWTGKEVTTLLPPGIGKEIGHFNIFDIAATIEAVKRKKEMPYNRRAYYKISLIRGKNRAEYADKVIDITGNALLFATPKVPYHWIPQDPHQSGHFCVFTDAFLVKNKSGVVLEELPIFQPGGYPVFEITGEQAKEIESVFLKMKKEIASDYAFKYDLLRNYVLELIHYGQKLQPAPATAVTQNAAARVTALFIELLERQFPIESPQQQLQLRTAKDYAGRLAVHVNHLNKVLKEHTGKTTTAMISGRILQEAKILLKQTDWTVSEIAYSLGFEEVAHFSNFFKKQAAVTPAVFRS is encoded by the coding sequence ATGAATACGGCTAAACCCACCTCCCTGGAGGCATTTTATGAAGAGGCGGCAACATGGACCGGTAAGGAGGTGACAACGCTGTTACCTCCCGGCATCGGTAAGGAGATCGGTCATTTTAATATTTTTGATATAGCAGCCACCATCGAGGCTGTAAAACGGAAAAAGGAAATGCCCTACAACCGCAGGGCCTATTATAAAATCAGCCTGATACGCGGGAAGAACCGGGCCGAATATGCCGATAAAGTGATTGATATCACGGGTAATGCCCTCTTGTTTGCCACACCCAAAGTGCCGTACCATTGGATACCACAGGATCCGCATCAGTCTGGTCATTTTTGTGTATTTACGGATGCCTTTCTTGTAAAAAATAAAAGTGGCGTGGTGCTTGAAGAGCTTCCGATCTTTCAACCCGGCGGCTATCCTGTTTTTGAAATTACCGGTGAGCAGGCGAAGGAGATCGAATCCGTTTTTTTGAAAATGAAAAAGGAGATCGCTTCCGATTATGCCTTTAAATACGATCTGTTGCGTAATTATGTGCTGGAGCTGATCCATTACGGGCAAAAACTGCAACCGGCTCCTGCAACTGCCGTCACTCAAAATGCAGCGGCCCGTGTTACTGCACTTTTTATCGAGTTGCTGGAACGGCAGTTTCCCATTGAATCGCCACAACAGCAATTGCAGTTGCGCACAGCTAAGGACTATGCCGGCCGGCTGGCGGTGCACGTAAACCACCTCAATAAAGTATTAAAAGAGCATACAGGAAAAACCACTACCGCGATGATCAGCGGCCGCATTTTGCAGGAGGCAAAGATCCTTTTAAAACAAACCGATTGGACCGTTTCTGAAATTGCCTATAGCCTCGGTTTTGAGGAAGTAGCACATTTTTCCAACTTCTTTAAGAAACAGGCAGCCGTTACGCCGGCTGTGTTCCGTTCCTGA
- a CDS encoding DnaJ-like cysteine-rich domain-containing protein, with protein sequence MNFFRKLFGTDKPSVLIKCPRCLGKGRVDQEDIRRLKQELIWSPGSCAYCNGTGTVDPEVVKNVPPNACFLITNLPEKERKKILNGHPDALERGRRYEEEIRQFIEQISYLHFKKGLNALDIAGFFLTGKELMETYETEKQELLLFIEEVVQNEKRADKNGFGAMGENSDW encoded by the coding sequence ATGAATTTCTTTAGAAAACTATTTGGTACCGATAAACCATCAGTGTTGATCAAATGCCCCCGGTGTTTGGGAAAAGGCCGGGTAGATCAGGAGGACATCAGGCGACTGAAACAGGAATTAATATGGTCGCCGGGTTCCTGCGCTTATTGCAACGGAACCGGAACCGTAGATCCCGAAGTGGTGAAAAATGTGCCGCCCAATGCCTGTTTTTTAATAACGAATCTGCCGGAAAAGGAACGTAAAAAAATATTGAATGGCCATCCGGATGCGTTGGAGCGGGGCCGGCGATACGAGGAGGAAATCCGTCAATTTATCGAGCAAATCAGTTACCTGCATTTTAAAAAGGGGCTGAATGCATTGGACATCGCTGGTTTTTTTTTAACAGGGAAGGAGCTGATGGAAACTTACGAGACAGAGAAACAGGAGCTGCTTTTGTTTATTGAGGAAGTGGTTCAAAATGAGAAAAGGGCGGACAAAAACGGCTTTGGCGCCATGGGAGAAAACAGCGATTGGTAA
- a CDS encoding SDR family NAD(P)-dependent oxidoreductase: MNAKNKIAVVTGGSRGLGRNMAIALAKKGIDVVLTYNTNKEAADAVAAEIRALGQKAAAFQLDTSNSGSFDEFAPQLTDYLKAETGSPNIDFLINNAGTALYAPAVDTTEKQLDDIVNIHYKGVFFLTQKLLPFMNDGGGIINISSGLARITFPGSSVYGSIKAAVEVLTRYLAQELGPRKIRVNVVAPGAIETDFGGGRTRDNKEINARIAGITALGRVGLPDDIGGVVAFLCTEDARWINGQRIEVSGGQAL; the protein is encoded by the coding sequence ATGAATGCTAAAAACAAAATAGCGGTGGTAACCGGAGGCAGTCGTGGCCTTGGCAGGAATATGGCCATTGCCCTTGCAAAAAAGGGGATCGATGTAGTGTTAACCTATAACACGAATAAGGAGGCGGCAGATGCAGTGGCTGCGGAGATCCGGGCACTGGGACAAAAGGCGGCAGCCTTTCAGCTGGATACCAGCAATAGCGGGTCTTTTGATGAATTTGCCCCGCAGCTGACGGATTATTTAAAAGCGGAAACCGGCAGCCCCAATATTGATTTCCTGATCAACAATGCCGGTACCGCTTTGTATGCGCCGGCTGTTGATACCACCGAAAAGCAACTGGACGATATTGTAAACATTCACTATAAGGGGGTGTTTTTTCTTACACAAAAGCTACTGCCCTTTATGAATGACGGCGGGGGTATTATAAACATTTCATCCGGGCTGGCCCGTATCACATTTCCGGGATCCTCCGTGTATGGATCGATAAAGGCTGCAGTAGAGGTGTTGACCCGCTACCTGGCCCAGGAATTAGGCCCACGGAAGATACGGGTGAACGTGGTGGCACCGGGTGCCATTGAAACGGATTTTGGCGGCGGCCGTACCAGGGATAATAAAGAGATCAATGCCCGGATTGCAGGCATTACCGCTTTAGGCAGGGTAGGCCTGCCGGACGATATCGGCGGTGTGGTGGCCTTCCTGTGTACAGAAGATGCCCGCTGGATCAACGGACAGCGGATCGAGGTATCGGGCGGACAGGCCTTGTAG
- a CDS encoding NAD(P)H-dependent oxidoreductase has translation MKKILIINAGQQFGHSGGRFNHTVAAETAAFFSNQPDVEVRQTVIADGYDPAEEVEKFVWADTIIYHTPIWWFQLPHGFKQYIDKVFTAGHGKGIYHSDGRSSANPHINYGTGGMLHGKTYMLTTSWNAPETAFTLPGEFFKQRSVDDGPLFGFHRMNAFAGMQPIKSFHFHDIEKNADVARDMERYRAHLEDIFKTVAKPQIAA, from the coding sequence ATGAAAAAGATATTGATCATCAACGCAGGGCAACAATTCGGACATTCCGGCGGCCGGTTTAACCATACCGTAGCGGCAGAAACGGCCGCATTTTTCAGTAACCAGCCGGATGTGGAAGTAAGGCAAACCGTTATTGCCGATGGTTATGATCCTGCAGAAGAGGTAGAAAAATTTGTATGGGCGGATACGATCATCTACCATACACCCATCTGGTGGTTCCAGCTGCCCCATGGCTTTAAGCAATATATTGACAAGGTATTTACAGCCGGGCACGGCAAGGGGATTTATCACAGCGACGGCCGTTCATCGGCAAATCCCCATATCAATTATGGAACAGGGGGCATGCTCCACGGGAAAACCTATATGCTGACGACCAGCTGGAATGCACCTGAGACAGCGTTTACGTTGCCGGGTGAATTTTTTAAACAGCGCAGTGTGGATGATGGCCCCTTATTTGGGTTTCACCGGATGAATGCTTTTGCCGGTATGCAGCCGATAAAAAGTTTTCACTTTCACGATATTGAAAAGAATGCGGATGTGGCGCGGGATATGGAACGGTACAGGGCGCATCTGGAAGACATTTTTAAAACAGTAGCAAAACCACAGATAGCGGCGTAG
- a CDS encoding glycoside hydrolase family 16 protein yields MSLTTIKQFFLLSLVLLLLATACSRPFTRSAGYVYLQNQHRPEKKWTLVWKDDFNKPYLDTGKWTRIPPGKSDWNKHMSTHNDCFRIDSGYIYLRGIRNPDTASDPRPFITGGIYTKGKFAFQYGKIEIRAKLECATGAWPAMWMLAEQNKYGAYPKNGEIDIMEHPNFEHKVYQTTHSYYTLDLKQTHTPPHSGTAAFNRDGFNTFGIKWFPDKIIFTVNGKETFTYPRITGVDASQWPYDQPFYLLVDQQLGGNWVGKVNPQQLPVQMIVDWVKVYQ; encoded by the coding sequence ATGTCATTGACAACCATAAAACAGTTTTTCCTTTTATCCCTGGTACTCCTCCTGCTGGCTACGGCATGCAGCCGCCCCTTTACACGCTCCGCCGGGTATGTATATCTTCAAAACCAACACCGGCCCGAAAAAAAATGGACCCTGGTCTGGAAGGATGATTTTAACAAGCCCTACCTGGACACCGGTAAATGGACAAGGATTCCGCCCGGCAAATCGGACTGGAACAAGCATATGAGCACGCATAACGATTGCTTTCGGATCGACAGCGGGTATATTTATCTGCGCGGTATCCGCAACCCGGATACGGCTTCCGATCCCCGCCCCTTCATTACCGGTGGTATTTATACAAAGGGAAAGTTTGCCTTTCAATACGGCAAAATTGAAATAAGAGCAAAGCTGGAGTGCGCCACCGGCGCCTGGCCCGCCATGTGGATGCTGGCAGAGCAAAATAAATACGGTGCTTATCCCAAAAATGGTGAGATCGATATTATGGAGCACCCGAACTTCGAGCATAAGGTTTACCAGACTACCCACTCCTACTATACGCTCGATCTTAAACAAACCCATACCCCCCCGCATTCGGGAACAGCGGCTTTTAACAGGGATGGCTTTAACACCTTTGGCATTAAATGGTTCCCCGATAAGATCATATTTACCGTAAACGGAAAAGAAACCTTTACCTACCCACGCATTACCGGGGTGGACGCCAGCCAGTGGCCCTATGATCAGCCGTTTTATCTCCTCGTCGATCAACAGCTGGGTGGTAACTGGGTGGGTAAGGTAAACCCACAACAGCTGCCGGTACAGATGATCGTTGACTGGGTAAAAGTATACCAGTGA
- a CDS encoding LysR family transcriptional regulator produces MVNLEWYRTFKAIYQSGTLTGAAESLFISQPGVSLHLSSLESYVGYKLFERAGRKMVPTERGKILYNAIAESLTTLEEAEKSFQRSTEKHTPTISIGMCFETFQITLEQYISSLDFNVIIRFGDYHEMLDNLDKGILDLIITPHKGSSLKIEHQPFSSETIVLVAGKELDDLPFQKLVKQKKYAAAEAWLKQQKWYGTTGDMEHLFRFWQLNFGNTPDFRPNYIVPNLNSIVRCLSSGKGLAVIPDFLCQKEIESGQVKLVWKGHKQLKNTLYFACRKNTTHAKEIELIKSLFRKVMK; encoded by the coding sequence ATGGTCAACCTAGAATGGTACCGCACGTTCAAGGCCATTTATCAAAGCGGCACCCTTACCGGTGCCGCCGAAAGCCTGTTTATTTCGCAGCCGGGGGTAAGCCTGCATTTAAGCTCGCTGGAAAGCTATGTGGGTTATAAACTGTTTGAGCGTGCCGGCCGCAAAATGGTGCCTACAGAACGCGGCAAGATCCTGTACAATGCAATAGCTGAGAGTCTTACCACGCTGGAAGAAGCGGAAAAAAGTTTTCAGCGCAGTACGGAAAAGCATACGCCCACCATCAGTATCGGCATGTGCTTCGAAACCTTCCAGATCACTCTGGAACAATATATTTCGAGTTTGGACTTTAACGTGATCATTCGCTTTGGCGACTATCATGAAATGCTGGACAACCTGGACAAGGGTATCCTCGACCTTATTATCACACCACATAAAGGGAGCTCTCTCAAAATAGAACACCAACCTTTCTCATCAGAAACGATCGTGCTGGTAGCCGGTAAAGAATTGGATGATCTGCCTTTTCAAAAACTGGTAAAACAGAAAAAATATGCCGCCGCGGAAGCATGGCTGAAGCAACAGAAGTGGTATGGAACCACCGGCGACATGGAACACCTCTTCCGGTTCTGGCAGCTGAACTTTGGCAACACCCCTGATTTTCGTCCCAATTATATTGTACCCAACCTCAACTCCATTGTACGTTGTTTGAGCAGTGGTAAAGGCCTGGCGGTGATCCCGGATTTTTTATGTCAAAAGGAAATTGAAAGCGGGCAGGTAAAGCTGGTATGGAAGGGCCATAAGCAGTTGAAGAATACGCTTTATTTCGCCTGCCGGAAAAATACCACACATGCCAAGGAAATCGAGCTCATCAAAAGTCTGTTCCGGAAGGTGATGAAATAG